The region ATGAACAGGATCTAGGCTGGTTAACAGAGCACGGTAATCGAGAAATGGTGTACTTGCCCACGCGGCGAAACATGTCCCTAGAGGCTCCCATTAGTACGGTGTATTCCTGTAACTTGCAGCTATAGAAGGCGAACATACAATCCTCAGCCCCAGCCCACTGTCTATACCACCCACGAATGCCGAACCGCAGGCCGACGAAGAGCGTGACAATCGGGATACAGAGACATTGCGTAACAAGGTTGACGGTGTTTAAGATATCGGGTCGGTCACGACTCATTGACTCTGTAGACATGGTGCCCAATCCAGCATTCTTCCCTTCCTGCCTACTACAGCTCTGGCGGATGTCCCGATAGACGTTAGAGACGAGGGAGAAGTGTGGAGGCCCTCTAGACTGAAGACCCCCGGCGGAGTGCGGTGCAGTATTAAGTAGGTAGGGCACTAAGCAATGTCAAGGAAAGACAAGATGACCTGCAGGATGAGCTAGAGTTGCTGGCTCGAAGCAATTAATCCAGACTATCGGGGACGGCTCTGATGGTGCCAGAAGCCGACATTGAGACTGTCAAGTATGGAGCAGGTCCCCGGTTACTTGGGACTCCAGCGAGAAGGGAACGgaaatggcaatggcgatggTAATGGAATTATCATTGAATTATGGATACCCATCAGCTGAATGGGTGATAATCTGGTAGACTGGGTCTCGTCAGACCGAGTTAAACGACAAATGTCATGGAAATCCTCGCATCTTGTCACTGCTGAGTGGTGACTGAGGGCTCAGGTTCAGGCTCCAGGCCCACTGCCCTGAGACGACGCCCAGTCCAGAACAGCCCAGAAGGGAAAATGACAAGCTTGCCAGAAAAAAGCAACAAGATGCAATGAAAAACTTCACAGAGCTAGATCGGCATTATAAAAGCAAACACGAGATGAACCACAGTTGCAAACCCGGCACACGAGAAATATCTGTTTCACATCGCTTCTTGTAGCAGTCCAGTTTCTGAGCACTCAGGTCATTCTTCCTGCTGTCCCCAGTGGTTCTCATCATGATCGCCCATGACCACGCCACTCTTGACATAACTCGCATCCGTTCGTAATTCGTAAACATCCTGCCGACCTTGGCGTTCTCGGTGCATGTGTCTCCGACTGCCAACTTGCgcggcgtcgacgatgaaTGAAACAACGTGCATGATCAGCATCACCTCCAATCACCCGGCCCGTGTGGAGTACATCCCAAGCGAGCCGAGTTCGAAACGGATTTCAGATTCATTAATCAAGGTTCGACGGTCTCTGGCGTGGGTCTTCGATGGCGCGGTTGCGAGAATCGGAACGATATGACATCTTTGCGCAAACGCCAATCTGCGGGTCAAGTCAGGAGCCACAAACTCTTTTGGACAAATGAAGGCATCGCTTGCATGTGGCTCCGAGCCAGCTAGCAACGTCGAAGATTCCTGCTCTGGACTGACGTCGGTCCGTTGTGTGAACACAAAATGTACACTAAACCTGCGcttctgcctcaggcatcCAGTCGGTTAGATGTTGTCCCAAGGGTTCTCGGTCCCTCGACGTGGACTgtgcagaagaaaaaaagagaaaggaaataGTAATAATGATAGACACAGCTGCCCTCTCAATCTCAAGTTGATGTGCAATAAGGAGAGACTTTGGCGGATAATTCCAAACCCAGGTAACCCAGGTACACTGGCGTAGTGTAAAGCCTCGGGGGCACATATCCCTTCCATCTAATTAGTCAATCCTGATTCTCGGGATCAGGACTAGGCAGGCGGGGtgatttctctttctttcttttttttttttttttctcttcttatTATTTTTTCCTGGCTCTATATGGTTCCTGCTACTCAACGCCAAATACATTATACAATGTGGCTTCTATGGCTGGCCTTGTCACCCAGCCGTCGGTATCAGAATTTGCTTAGAATTCAGTTTCGCACTGTATACATATACCGGCAACACTCTGGGTCCGAAACCGTCACTTGATCTCGCGATCTAACCCAGTATCGGAAAACAGGCAGAAGCGATCACGATAAGGCAGGATTAAACCTTACCCCTGAGTGAGACCCAGAGCCGAAATAATGGGTGGCGCTGGTGCTAGTGCACGTTGACCAAAACCAGATCgagatgcagcctgcagtgGTAAGCAGGTGAAACTCTTGATCGTCTGGAGTTGGCTGTCATGCTAGCAGTACTGGGTTCGTCACCCTCTGGGGATATGGTACTTTTGATGGCGTTTTGGTTGATTAGGTGCGAGCCGTTGACCGTCCATAGTTGTACGTCCATAGCTGTCTTGACGCTGCCAGTGAGCAATGAACAGTTCCTTGTGGCTTGCTGCTAGTTGACGCTGCTAGCCTGCTACGCCTCCAGTATCCGCTTGCTTGTTCACCTACTCATAGTTCGCCCGTGCATTTATCTATCATTTATAGTCCCACTATTTATTTGCATGCATGCTGGGCGTGACAGGATCATTAAGGACCGAGGCAAGCGAACGCGTGAGACCGTCAAACGAGATATCgtatactctgagtagaCCTCAATGGTACTGGTTGTATGTTAAGAGCCCGTCCAAGTCTCCCGTATAGATCAATTATTAATTTGCATGCGAATAATGTACATAGTGGTGGTAAATTTAGTCTGTAACGTCGTTCGTCACGAATACTTGGAAAACCGGCAATGCTGCCTAGACGAATAGAATTGCAAGACTGTACAAGAATCTGCAAAAGATCGTAACTTTGCCGAATTGCAAAATACAAATGAAACACACTACTCCATGATTTCACGCTTAGCCGAGCTCACCACAGGACCGTCAGTAGCCGTCAGTGTCTGTCAAGCCAAGTTCAAAGAATGACAGTTTAATTAATCAGGCCCACTCTCTCCTGTCCAGAGTTGTCTAAGTTCGAGTCTCCCAGTCTCTGAGTGATCGACGCAGCGTCTAGTCATCTGTTCTTACTCGAAACATGCCGTTAGAAATGCCTGCAGGAACACTTGGACACTTCTCCCGCCGACCCCAGCTACTTTTTGAATTTTTTGCATTGTTTCAATAACTTCAGCGTCCGTGCACAAACTTGGAGCATCAGACTCAGACCGCATGATTCACACCGATCAATGGGCCGAGCAGCGTCGCTAATGAAACGCGGCCTGCCGCTAAGCCCGCGGCCAACCCGACTAGCCGGCACTAACGTCGACATCTGCCTTCGCTGTACGCTCCCACTGGGCCGCTCCTCTCCATCCGTTATCAGGGCCCAGCTTTCTGACCCGTTCCCGCCCTCCGGCGCTCCCGTCGGACCTCCGTCGCAGTGCTGGATCCCAGTGGGTGTCTTATCTGGAGGTGAGGCAGCGCGCCCGTAGGTTACTGAGGGGGGAGGGGTACTGGAGACGTTGACCGTTGGCGAGCTGGAGGGGACAAGTATATCAATTCAATTGTCAATCATGCAATCAATGCAGTCCAATCTTTATCCTTACTCCGTCTGAGCCTCGGTATCGATTTCCCAAGGAACAGCGTAGGTCGTATCTCCCGTTGACGATGGCGCACCAAGActccaagctcttccagcctCTCGCCATCAACAATGGCAATATCACTCTTAAACACCGCGTCGTCCATGCGCCACTGACTCGCAATCGCGGTGTCCCGGAGAGTCCCGTCAGCACTCCCGAGAAGCCGAACCGGGTCTGGTACCCTGGCGACCTGGTTGTCGAATACTACCGGCAGCGAGCGACGGATGGCGGGTTGATCATTTCAGAGGGCATCCCGCCCTCTCTAGAGGCACGTTCCAGTACTGGGCTCGCGATGCTCCACGGACTATGCTGACAGTGGCTGATGCAGAGTAACGGCATGCCTGGCGTCCCCGGCCTGTTCACCCCGTCTCAGATCGCCGGCTGGAAGCGCGTCGTCGATGCCGTCCACGAGAAAGGCGGCTACATCTACGCCCAACTCTGGCACGCTGGTCGTGCCACGATCCCGCAAATGACCGGGTCGCCGGCCGTTTCTGCGTCTGCGACCGTTTGGGACGACCCGACAGAGTGCTACTCGCACCCGCCCGTCGGCGCGACCGAGCGCGTGCCGTACTCCGCACACCCTCCCATTGAGCTGACGGTCGACCACATAAAGCGTACCATCGCCGACTACTGCGCGGCAGCCAAGGCAGCCATGGAAGCGGGCTTTGACGGGGTTGAGGTGCACGGTGGGAATGGGTACCTGCCCGAGCAGTTCCTCAGCTCGAATATCAACAAGCGAACAGACGAGTATGGCGGGTCACCCGAGAAGCGCTGCCGGTTTGTCCTCGAGCTCATGGATGAGCTGGCCAAGACCATTGGCGAGGAGAACCTGGCGATCCGGCTTTCGCCTTTTGGTCTTTTCAATCAGGCGCGCGGAGAGCAGCGGATGGAGACCTGGACGCATCTGTGCAAGGAGCTGAAGCGCACCCACCCGACTCTCTCCTAT is a window of Aspergillus nidulans FGSC A4 chromosome VI DNA encoding:
- a CDS encoding alkene reductase (transcript_id=CADANIAT00010434) encodes the protein MAHQDSKLFQPLAINNGNITLKHRVVHAPLTRNRGVPESPVSTPEKPNRVWYPGDLVVEYYRQRATDGGLIISEGIPPSLESNGMPGVPGLFTPSQIAGWKRVVDAVHEKGGYIYAQLWHAGRATIPQMTGSPAVSASATVWDDPTECYSHPPVGATERVPYSAHPPIELTVDHIKRTIADYCAAAKAAMEAGFDGVEVHGGNGYLPEQFLSSNINKRTDEYGGSPEKRCRFVLELMDELAKTIGEENLAIRLSPFGLFNQARGEQRMETWTHLCKELKRTHPTLSYVSFIEPRYEQIFSTAEKDAFLSSWGLSNVDLTSFREIFGDTPFFSAGGWDQTNSWGVLESGRYDALLYGRYFTSNPDLVERLRTGTPFAPYDRSRFYGPFEDNRICYTDYPPATGHTDIRIEIQQ